A genomic stretch from Defluviimonas aquaemixtae includes:
- a CDS encoding c-type cytochrome, with the protein MTLETAMRRLAGVLLIAAGTVAAQAQEAGDAANGEKVFRKCKACHDVGEDAKAKVGPPLNGVIGRPAAAYEDFAYSDAMKTAAADGLVWSPETIAELLEKPKDFVPGTKMTFAGLRKEEERADVIAYLATFADE; encoded by the coding sequence ATGACTCTGGAGACGGCGATGAGGCGGCTGGCCGGTGTTCTGCTGATCGCAGCAGGGACAGTCGCGGCGCAGGCGCAGGAGGCGGGCGATGCGGCCAATGGCGAGAAGGTGTTTCGCAAGTGCAAGGCCTGCCATGACGTGGGCGAAGACGCGAAAGCGAAGGTCGGCCCGCCTCTGAACGGAGTCATCGGGCGGCCGGCGGCCGCGTACGAGGATTTCGCCTATTCCGACGCCATGAAGACCGCGGCTGCGGATGGCCTGGTCTGGAGCCCCGAGACCATCGCTGAGCTGTTGGAGAAGCCAAAGGATTTCGTACCCGGCACGAAGATGACGTTCGCCGGGCTTCGCAAGGAAGAAGAGCGCGCCGACGTGATCGCCTATCTGGCGACGTTCGCGGACGAATAG